A portion of the Novosphingobium sp. KA1 genome contains these proteins:
- a CDS encoding IS110 family transposase: MSDNLPQTIGIDISKASLDCHAYPVGAERQFANTAKGHKALIAWLRQWPIERIAYEATGTYHRALEAALTNWPCVKLNPERARRFAQATGTLAKTDRIDAILLARMAATLQPAVRPARSAQQTQMAELINARDGLVRDRTALKNREKNLTIAFLKRQCRQRLEQIDRHIAALDAEISNLIAADAVLARRHQILTSIAGVGTLTANQLIATMPELGSLENKQAASLAGLAPIARQSGQWKGKSFIRGGRANVRQALYMPALVAARYNPDLKAKYQQLVTAGKPAKIAITAVMRKLVVTANALLKADRCWAQSQA, from the coding sequence ATGAGCGACAATCTACCACAGACAATCGGCATCGACATCTCCAAAGCGAGCCTCGATTGCCATGCCTACCCCGTCGGCGCCGAGCGCCAGTTTGCCAATACCGCCAAGGGGCACAAGGCGCTGATCGCCTGGCTGCGACAATGGCCGATCGAACGGATCGCCTACGAGGCAACCGGAACCTATCATCGCGCACTGGAGGCGGCGCTGACCAACTGGCCTTGTGTGAAGCTCAACCCTGAACGGGCCCGGCGCTTCGCCCAGGCGACTGGCACATTGGCCAAGACTGATCGCATTGACGCCATCCTGCTGGCTCGTATGGCCGCAACCTTGCAGCCAGCGGTCAGACCCGCTCGAAGCGCACAGCAGACCCAAATGGCGGAACTCATCAATGCCCGAGACGGCTTGGTTCGTGATCGCACCGCGCTCAAAAATCGTGAGAAAAATCTCACCATCGCGTTTCTCAAGCGCCAGTGTCGCCAGCGGCTCGAACAGATCGATCGACATATCGCGGCCCTCGACGCCGAGATCTCCAACCTGATCGCCGCCGATGCCGTACTCGCTCGTCGACACCAGATACTGACCAGCATCGCGGGTGTGGGAACGCTGACCGCCAACCAGCTCATCGCCACCATGCCCGAACTCGGCAGCCTTGAGAACAAGCAGGCCGCGTCCCTTGCCGGCCTTGCACCGATCGCGCGGCAATCCGGACAATGGAAAGGCAAAAGCTTCATCCGCGGCGGACGTGCCAACGTGAGGCAGGCCCTCTATATGCCGGCCCTCGTCGCCGCCCGATACAACCCTGATCTCAAGGCAAAATACCAACAACTCGTCACCGCAGGAAAGCCCGCCAAAATCGCCATCACCGCCGTCATGCGAAAACTCGTCGTGACCGCAAACGCTTTGCTCAAAGCCGATAGATGCTGGGCGCAATCTCAGGCTTGA
- a CDS encoding dihydrodipicolinate synthase family protein codes for MPSTKTLWTGVYPAATTQFAPDYSVDADATQAVQTALVDDGVDGLILLGTCGENNSLEADEKRKILAGAVEAVGARVPLVAGVSEFTTERAVAYAKDAEKIGVDALMLLPAMVYVPTTEELVTHFRTVAEATSLPIMLYNNPPAYRVNVSAEALEALADVPNIVAVKESAPDTRRFTDLINRFGDRYSVMAGLDDVALEGMMLGASGWVSGLTSAFPRESVRLIAAFNEGNIEEARAIYRWFMPLLHLDAEHDLVQSIKLAETIMGRGTERVRMPRMPLSGKRREDVIQWVETCKATRPCGE; via the coding sequence ATGCCTTCGACCAAGACGCTCTGGACCGGGGTCTACCCCGCAGCAACCACCCAGTTTGCGCCGGACTACTCGGTCGATGCCGATGCCACCCAGGCCGTGCAGACCGCGCTGGTCGACGACGGCGTCGACGGCCTGATCCTGCTCGGCACCTGCGGCGAGAACAACTCGCTGGAAGCCGACGAGAAGCGCAAGATCCTCGCCGGTGCGGTGGAAGCCGTCGGCGCCCGCGTGCCGCTGGTGGCAGGCGTTTCCGAGTTCACCACCGAACGCGCAGTCGCCTATGCCAAGGATGCCGAGAAGATCGGTGTCGACGCGCTGATGCTGCTGCCGGCGATGGTCTACGTGCCCACCACCGAGGAACTGGTCACCCACTTCCGCACCGTCGCCGAGGCGACCTCGCTGCCGATCATGCTCTACAACAACCCGCCGGCCTATCGCGTCAACGTCAGCGCCGAGGCACTGGAAGCGCTGGCCGACGTGCCGAACATCGTCGCGGTCAAGGAAAGCGCGCCCGATACCCGCCGCTTCACCGACCTCATCAACCGCTTCGGTGATCGCTACTCGGTCATGGCCGGTCTCGACGACGTCGCCCTCGAAGGCATGATGCTGGGCGCCAGCGGCTGGGTTTCGGGCCTCACCAGCGCCTTCCCGCGTGAATCGGTGCGCCTGATCGCCGCCTTCAACGAAGGCAACATCGAGGAAGCCCGCGCGATCTACCGCTGGTTCATGCCGCTGCTCCACCTCGATGCCGAGCATGACCTCGTGCAGTCGATCAAGCTGGCCGAAACGATCATGGGCCGCGGCACCGAGCGCGTGCGCATGCCGCGCATGCCGCTCTCGGGCAAGCGCCGCGAAGACGTGATCCAGTGGGTCGAGACCTGCAAGGCGACCCGCCCCTGCGGCGAGTGA
- a CDS encoding M24 family metallopeptidase, translating into MTVTQGNAAGGIGGSNAAEQLAQIRPWADPAPAITLDERMARIDKARRLTRDIGAEALLVTAGASLNYFAGLAWSESERLVALLLPVDGAPILIAPRFELGTLEAGLLIEADFRLWEEDESPTALLAAALREKGVSRLAIDPAISYLFVDRIARDAPSATLVSGAPVIDGCRMVKSAAELALMQQAKSMTLEVHRRAASILRPGIRASEVARFIDEAHRAIGAPGGNAFVIVQFGLASAYPHGLPGDRELQEGEIVLIDTGCRVAGYHSDITRTYVFGEANDEQRAIWELERTAQQAAFDAVEPGKPCELVDYAARAVLEKAGLGPDYKLPGLPHRTGHGIGLSIHEPAYLVRGDKTPLAPGMCFSNEPMIVIPDRFGVRLEDHFYVTDSGAKWFTEPQPSIDKPFG; encoded by the coding sequence TTGACGGTGACACAGGGTAATGCAGCCGGAGGTATCGGCGGGTCGAATGCGGCCGAGCAACTGGCGCAGATCCGCCCCTGGGCCGATCCCGCGCCGGCGATCACGCTGGACGAGCGCATGGCCCGCATCGACAAGGCTCGTCGCCTCACGCGCGACATCGGCGCCGAGGCGCTGCTCGTGACGGCGGGCGCCAGCCTCAACTATTTTGCCGGGCTCGCCTGGAGCGAATCCGAGCGTCTGGTGGCGTTGCTGCTGCCGGTGGACGGCGCGCCGATCCTGATCGCGCCGCGCTTCGAACTGGGCACGCTGGAAGCAGGGTTGCTGATCGAGGCCGACTTCCGCCTCTGGGAGGAGGATGAAAGCCCCACCGCGCTGCTCGCCGCGGCGCTGCGCGAAAAGGGCGTCTCGCGCCTCGCGATCGATCCGGCGATAAGCTACCTGTTTGTCGACCGCATCGCCCGGGACGCGCCGTCGGCCACGCTCGTCTCCGGCGCGCCGGTGATCGATGGGTGCCGCATGGTCAAGTCGGCCGCCGAACTGGCGCTGATGCAGCAGGCCAAGTCGATGACGCTGGAAGTGCACCGCCGCGCCGCCAGCATCCTGCGGCCCGGCATCCGCGCCAGCGAAGTCGCCCGGTTCATCGACGAAGCCCACCGCGCGATCGGTGCCCCCGGCGGCAATGCCTTCGTGATCGTCCAGTTCGGCCTCGCCAGCGCCTATCCGCATGGCCTGCCCGGCGACCGCGAACTGCAGGAAGGCGAGATCGTGCTGATCGATACCGGCTGCCGTGTTGCCGGTTATCACTCGGACATCACCCGTACTTACGTCTTTGGTGAGGCCAACGACGAGCAGCGGGCGATCTGGGAACTCGAACGCACCGCGCAGCAGGCCGCCTTCGACGCCGTCGAGCCGGGCAAGCCCTGCGAACTGGTCGACTACGCCGCGCGTGCGGTGCTGGAGAAGGCCGGGCTGGGGCCGGACTACAAGCTGCCCGGCCTGCCGCATCGCACCGGCCACGGCATCGGGCTGTCGATCCACGAACCGGCCTATCTGGTGCGGGGCGACAAGACGCCGCTGGCACCGGGCATGTGCTTCTCGAACGAGCCGATGATCGTCATTCCCGATCGTTTCGGGGTGCGTCTGGAGGATCACTTCTATGTGACCGACAGCGGCGCGAAGTGGTTTACCGAGCCGCAGCCGTCGATCGATAAGCCGTTCGGCTGA